The following DNA comes from Desulfovibrio sp. X2.
CCAGGCTTCCCGAATTGAGGTTGGTGTCCATGGTCACGCTCCCGGTCGCCTGGGGCAGGGAGCGGATCACGGAGACGGTCTGGCCGTTTATGGTCTCCTGGACCACGGGCAGGTGGATGTCGCTGGTCGAGCCCGCCGTTGCGCCGGTCTGCTGGTCCATGGCGTAGCCCTGCAGCGCCATGCCCGAGGGCAGGCGCAGCACGCCCTCCTTGTCGAAGCGGAAGTTGCCCGCGCGCGTGTAGAAGGCGTTGGCCTGGCCGTCCACGACCTTGAAGAAGCCGTCCCCCGCGATGGCCAGGTCCGTGACGTTGGTGCCTGCCTCGTAGGGGCCGTTCCTGAAGTCGGTCATGATGTCCGCGATGGAGACGCCCTTGCCCACGGCCCCGGCGCCGTAGACCGTGCCGCCGTCGGATTTGTAGCCGCCCGGCTGGTCCTGGTACATCAGGTCCTGGAACAGCGTCCGGCTGCTCTTGAACCCGATGGTGTTCACGTTCGCCAGGTTGTTGCTCGTGACCTGGATCGAATTGCTGAGCGCCACGGCTCCCGTGGCGCCGACGTACATGGAACCGAACATGGTATTCTCCCGGCGTGTTCCGCGCCCCCTTTGCAGACTGACCCTGGGGGCAAAAAGTTCTCGCCGTGGCTCCCATCGCAAGGCCGATGCCACCCGCTGCGTCCTGTTCGGTCAACCCATTGTCAACGTTTGTAAAAAAATAATTTTCAGAGGGGGCGGAACGATCCTTGCGGCGCACGGGGCTGAAAAAATTGCCCCCTGCCTGCCGGGTCTGCTAGGAAGTGGGGAAACGCCACCGACACGAGGAGTTCCCGTGGACATACGCATCGCCGCCTACGATTCCGCCTCCGGCCTGGACACCCTGATCCTTCCCCTGGCCGCCGATAGCGCCCCCGCGCTGCCCGAGCCATTCACGGGCCTTGCGGCCACCCCGGGCCTTGCCGAGGCCTCCTCCAAGCACAAGGAGACCGCCTTCCTCTATGCCCCCGAGGGCTCGCCCTGCCGCCGCCTGGCCGCGGTCGGGCTCGGGGAGGCCAAGGAGCTGGACGCGGCCCGCCTGCGCCAGGCCGTGGCCGCGGGCGCAAGGCTCGCGCGCGAGCGCAAGACCGCGCGCCTCGGCGTCTCCCTCGCCGGTCTGCCCACCGTCCCCGGCGTGGCGGACGAGGCGGCCCTCGTGCGCGAGGCCGCCCTGGCCGTGCGCCTGGCGCTCTACTCCTTCAGGGAGCTGAAGACCGAGGGCGAGGTGCCCGTGGACCCGGAAGAGGTCCTGCTGCTCACGAACGGGAGCGGAGAGGAGCTTTCGGCCGCCCTGGCCCTGGCCGAGGCGGAGGCCGCGGGCATGCTCATGGCCCGCACCCTGGTCAACCGGCCCTCCAACCTGGCCTCACCGGACGCCCTGGCCGAGACCGCGCGCGAGATCGCCGAACGCCACGGCTTCTTCTGCCAGGTGCTCGGCCGCGCCGAGATCGAGGACCTGGGCATGGGCGCGTTCGCGGCCGTGGCCCAGGGCTCGCGCTCCGATCCGCGCTTCATCGTCGTGGACACCGACCCCAAGTCCGCCGCCGCGCCCCTCGTCCTCGTCGGCAAGGGCGTGACCTTCGACACCGGCGGCATCAGCCTCAAGCCCTCGGCGGGCATGGAGGAGATGAAGAGCGACATGGCGGGCGCCGCGGCCGTGCTCGGCTGCCTGGAGGCCATGGGCATGCTCGGCCGCGCGGCCGGGCTCTGCCGCGTGGTCGGGCTGCTGCCCTGCACGGACAACATGCCGGACGGCGGCAGCGTGAAGCCGGGCGACGTGGTGCGCACCCTCTCGGGCCTCACCGTGGAGATCGTCAACACCGACGCCGAGGGCCGCCTGCTGCTCTGCGACGCCCTGGCCTACGCCAAGCGCTTCTCCCCGGAGCGGATCATCGACCTGGCGACGCTCACCGGCGCCTGCCGCATCGCGCTCGGCGTGCACTACGCGGGCGTCTTCTCGGCCGACGAGGCCCTTGCCGCGCGCATCCGGGAGACGGGGGCGACGCTTGGCGACAAGTTCTGGCCCCTGCCCCTGGACGAGGCCTTCGCCAAGGAGCTGGAGAGCGAGACCGCGGACCTGAAGAACGTTGGCCGCCGCGAGGGCGGGGCCATCACCGCGGCCATGTTCCTCAAGCGCTTCGTGCCCGAGGGCGCCTCGTGGGCGCACCTGGACATCGCGCCCACGGCCTTCGCGGACGCGGCCTCCGAGCTCTGCCCCAAGGGCGGCACGGGCTTCGGCGTGCGCACTCTCCTCGCGCTTGCGCGTGAATAGTGCAGGCCGCTGAGAACGCGCCGTCTGCGGCGTCGCTGCGAAAAATTCGCGCCCTCGCGTATGTTGCAATACGCGTCGGGCGCGAATTTTTCTTGCTCCTTGCATCCGGCGCGTTTTGAGCGGCCTCGGACGGGAGGTCGTGATCGGAACAGGGCGCTGTCCGCCGGGAGCGGGCAGCGCCCTGTTTCTTTCCCGTTTGGATGTCTGCCGGAAAAATCAGGGAGAGCTGATCGCCGTTTTGGGGCGGCCTGCTAGGGCTTCAGCAGGAGATTCTGAGCCGGGCCGAAGCAGCGGCGGCGGACCCAGAGGACCACGGCCAGGCTGCCCAGCGCCGTGGCGCCCACGAGCATGAGCATGACCACGATCTGGTAGCGGATGGCCGCCAGCGGGTCGGCCCCGGCCAGGATCTGGCCGGTCATCATCCCGGGGATGAAGACGAGCCCCACGCCCATCATCGAGTTCACCGAGGGCATGACGCCCGCGTGCAGCGCCTCGCGCACCGCGTCGGCCGAGGCCTCGCGCATGTCCGCGCCGAGCGCGAGCAGCATCTCCACGCGCTCGCGCTTGTCGCGCAGCTCGGAGAGCAGCCTGTCCAGGGCCAGGGCGATGGCGGTCATGGAGTTGCCCACGACCATGCCCGAGAGGGGGATGAAGTATTCCGGCTGCCACCACGGCCTGGCCTGGACGATGACCCCGGTGACCAGCACCGAGACCACGAAGTAGGAGGCGAACATGGAGACGAAGACCGGCACGGTCACGTTCACCTTCCGCTCCTTGACCCTGCCGCGCACGATGTGCGCGGCCGAGGCCACCATGACCACGAAGACCAGGGCCACGAGGGCCGGGTTGTGCACGGAGAAGACGAAGGTCAGCACGTAGCCCATGAGGAAGAGCTGGGCGAAGGTGCGGATCGTGCCCACCACCAGGTCGCGCTCGAGCCCGAGCCGCCAGACGCGCGAGCCCGCGAGCCCGAAGAGGATGAAGCCGAGGCCGAGGCAGAGCTGCAGCGGGCCTATCTCAGCGGGCATGGCCGCCTCCTTCCCCTGTCTCTCCGTTTTCCCACGAAGCGCCCCGGTCCACGCGCAGCACGCGGGCAGCGGGCGGCAGGACGAGATTCTCGGTGTGCGAGACCAGGATCACGGTCCGCCCCTCCTCGCCGTTCAGCCGCGCGGCCTCGGCCATGACCAGGGCCGCGCTCTCGGGGTCCAGGGCCGAGGTCGGCTCGTCGAGCAGGAGCACGTCCGGGTCGAGGAGCAGGCTGCGGATGAGGCAGAGCCGCTGGCGCTGTCCCACGGAGAGACCGGCCGCCTCGTCGGAGAGCGAAACGCCCGCGAGCAGGAAGCGCGCGAGCCAGGCCGAAAGCTCCTCGTCCGAGGGAGCGCGCAGACCGTGGTTGGCCTTCAGGCTGAAGGGCAGGCGCAGGTTCGCGGCCACGCTTGCCGGCAGCACCTGGGGCGACTGCTGGATGAGCGCGACGCGGCGGCGCAGCTCGCTCGGCGGCACGAAGGAATAGGGGCGGCCGTGGAAGAGCAGCTGTCCGGCCTGGGGCTCCTCCATGCGGCAGAGCAGGCGCAGGAGCGTGGACTTGCCCGCGCCCGAGGGGCCGCGCACGACGACGAAGGCGCCGCCCGCAAAGGCGAGCGAGACGTCGTCGAACACGGGCGGCTTGCCGGGATGGGCGAAGCGCACGTGCTCCAGGGCCAGGATGGGCCCGGGAGAGGCTGTGGTGTCCATATGGTCGCTCATGGTCAGAACCCGAGCATACGGTAGACGGCGCCCATGTCCAGCGACGTTCTGACGACCTCGGCCAGCCGGTCCAGGGCCGCGTCTATGCCGTAGCGCACCTGCACCCTGCCAAGGGGCGGGAGCCCCCTGCGCCCGCGCAGGCGGTCGAGCACGGCGCGGCGGTACTCGTCGGCGTCGAACACGCCGTGCAGATAGGTGCCCCAGGTGCGGCCGTGCCCGGCGGCGCGGCCCAGCCCCTCGTCCTCGGCGTAGAGCGGGCGGCCCTCGCCCTCGGAGTCCGTCAGGCCGTGGTGGATCTCGTAGCCCGTGACCGCGCGGCCCGTGGCCAGGTCCGTGGCCGTGCGCCGGGTCAGGGTCTTGTCCGCGGCCAGGACCGTGGAGAGGTCGAGCAGCCCGAGGCCCGGCGCGGACTCGATGGCGGACTCGAGCCCGAGGGGGTCCTCCATGCGCCTGCCGAGCATCTGAAGCCCTCCGCAGATGCCCACGATCTCGGCCCGGCCGTCGAGCGCCGCCAGGGCGTCCGCGATGCCGGAGGCGCGCAGCCAGGCGAGGTCGGAGAGCGTGTTCTTGGAGCCGGGCAGGACGACCATGTCCGGCTCGCCGAGCTCGTCGCCCGAGCGCACGAGGCGCACGGCCACGTCGGGCTCGGCGGCCAGGGCGTCGAGGTCCGTGAAGTTCGAGATGTGCGGCAGGTCGGCCACGGCCACGTCCAGGACGGCGTCCTTTTTTGCGCGCGGCAGGGAGATTCCGGCCTTGAAGGAGACGGAATCCTCCTCGGGCAGGCCGAGGTCGGGCAGCCAGGGCACCACCCCGAGCGTGGGGCGGCCCGTGTGCAGGCGCAGGAAGTCGAAGCCCTCGGCCAGCAGCGAGGGATCGCCCCGGAACTTGTTGAGCACGAAGCCCGCCACCAGGGCGCGCTCCCACTCCTGTAGACAGTCCATGGTCCCGGCCAGGGAGGCGAAGGAGCCGCCGCGGTCGATGTCCGCGGCCAGGAGCACGCGGGCGCCCGCGTGGCGCGCCATGGCCATGTTCACGATGTCGTGGGCCTTGAGGTTCACCTCGGCCGGAGAGCCCGCGCCCTCGAGGACCATGACCCCGGCTCCCGCGGCCAGCTCGTCGTAGGCCGCGCAGACCGTGCCGAAGACCCGCGGCTTGTAGTCCGTGTACTCGGCCACGCGCATGTTGCCCACGGGGCGGCCGAGCACGATGACCTGCGAGCCCGTGTCCGAGGAGGGCTTGAGCAGCACCGGATTCATGCGTGCGTCCGGCTCGCGGCCGGATGCCAGGGCCTGCGTCACCTGGGCGCGGCCCATCTCCCCCCCGTCCTGGGTGACGAAGGAGTTGAGCGACATGTTCTGGGCCTTGAAGGGGCAGGGGGCGTGGCCGTCCTGCAGGAGCACGCGGCACAGTCCGGCCGCGAGCACGCTCTTCCCCGCGTTGGAGCACACGCCCTGGACCATGATCGCGGGCGTGCGGCGGTTCTTTCGCGCGGGCGCGCGGCCGAGGACTCGGGCCAGGGCCTCGGCCAGGCGTGCGTTCTCCTCGGGCGGCCTGACGGCCAGGCGGAACCAGGAGGCGTCAAGCCCCGCGAAGTTGTCGCAGACGCGGACGGCGATGCGCTCGGCCAGGAGCCGTTCGGCCAGTCCGGGCGCGTCCGCGACGGGTCCCGCGCCCTTCGGGCCGCCCGCGAGCAGGCGGCAGAGCAGGAAGTCGGCCTCGCCGGGAAAGACGGCGATCTCCGGGAAGGCGGCGAGCAGGCCGCGCAGGTGCTCCCGGTACTCCCGGCAGGCGGCCACGCTTCGCGCGCGGAATGCGTCGTCGGCCAGGCCGCGCGCGCCCACGGCCTGGGCCAGGGTGGAGCACTGCCAGGGCGGCAGGAGGGCGGCGATGCGGCGGATCGTCTCCGGAGAGGCGGCGCACAGCCCCAGGCGCAGCCCGGGCACGGCCAGGAACTTGGTCAGGGAGAGCAGGACCACGACGTTCTCGGGCCGTCTGCCCGCCAGCCGGTCGGGCTCGCCGGGGAAATCCGCAAAGGCCTCGTCCACCACGAAGAGCGAATCCGGCCGCCGTCCGGCGAGGCCGCGCAGGTCGTCGGCCGCGAATCCCCGGCCCGTGGGGTTGTTCGGCCGCCCCAGGAAGACCATGGCCGGGGCGGCGGCAAGCTCGGCGTCCAGCCGGTCGAAGGGCAGGGCGAAGCCGTCCTCGGGCACGAGGGGCAGATGGTCCGGCCTGAGCCCGGCGAGGGAGGCGGCGCGCGCGTAGTCCACGTAGGCCGGGCCCGGGATCAGGGCGCGGGCGAAGGGCGCGCCGCGCGGACCCGCGAGGCGGGGCAGGGCGTAGAGGATGTCGCTCGTGCCGTTGCCCGCCAGGAATTCTTCGGGCGCGCCGCCGTAGCAGGCGGCTGCGGCCCGGCGAAGCTCCACGGCCTCGGGGTCCGGGTAGTGCACGGCGCTCGAGAGCGCGCCCGCGACCACGCTGCGCAGCCAGGGCGGAGGGCCGAGAGGGTTGATGTTGGCCGAGAAGTCCAGGATGTCCTCGGGACCGCAGCCTGCCTGCGCGGCCAGGGCCCTGAGGTTGCCGCCGTGCGGCGCGGTGCGGGGAGCCATATGGCCCGCTGCCTATCCCGAAAGGCCGCTGCGGGCAAGGGGCAGGGCAAAAGGGCCTGCCCCCTGGCGCAGTGCGGCGCCGCCGCTACTGCCCGGGCGCGCCCTGGGGCTCGGTTTCCCGCGTCGGGCCGGGAGACTGGGGATTCGTCTCAGACGGGAAGACCGTCGCGCCCGGCTGCACGCCCTGGGCGGGCGCCTGCACGGGCTCCCTGCCGGGCGCGCGATGGATCTGGGTGGTGGCCGGGGCCTGGTGGCGCTCGCGGAAGCTGCGGGTGTCGGCCGGGGCCTGGCCCGGGTTCTGTCGGCGCATCTGCTGCATCTGCTGCATGCGCTGGCGCATCTGCTCGCGCTCCTGCGGGGTGGCCTTCTGCCAGCGCTCGCGCGCCTGCTGTCGCTGCTCCGGGGTCATGGACTGCCAGCGCTGGCGAAGCTGCTCGCGCTGCTCCTTGGGCATGGCGTGGTAGCGCTGCCAGGCCTTGCGGATGCGCTCCTGGTCCTCGGGGGGGAGCTTCTTGTACTCCTCGTAGTGCTGGCGCACGTGCTCCTTCTGCTCGGCAGGGAGGCTCTTCCAGCGCTCGAGCTTCTCCTTGGCCGCGGCCTGCTGTTCCGGGGTCATGGACTGCCAGCGCGCCGCGCTCTGGCGCAGCCGCTCCTGGCGATCCTCGGGCAGGTTGCTCCAGTTCTCCTTGAGCGGGGCGAGCACGTTCTGCTCGGCCGGGGTGAGGGCATCCCAGGAGACGGCCCGGGCGACCCCGGGCAGGAGCGCCAAGGCCAGGGCCAGGCAGAGGATATGCTTTCTGATGCTCATCGGCGTGTCTCCCGAAGCCTCCCCAGGAGGGATCTTCCGCGAGGCGGCCCGCCATGGGCCGTGCCTGCCGCTACTGCGCGGCGGTCTCGCCCGTCTCCCGGGTCGTCTCGTTCATCATTCTTCTGCGTCCGGCCGAGCCGCTTGCGGAGCGCGGCCTGCTGTCCCGGCCCCTCTTCCCGCCCG
Coding sequences within:
- a CDS encoding cobyric acid synthase, with translation MAPRTAPHGGNLRALAAQAGCGPEDILDFSANINPLGPPPWLRSVVAGALSSAVHYPDPEAVELRRAAAACYGGAPEEFLAGNGTSDILYALPRLAGPRGAPFARALIPGPAYVDYARAASLAGLRPDHLPLVPEDGFALPFDRLDAELAAAPAMVFLGRPNNPTGRGFAADDLRGLAGRRPDSLFVVDEAFADFPGEPDRLAGRRPENVVVLLSLTKFLAVPGLRLGLCAASPETIRRIAALLPPWQCSTLAQAVGARGLADDAFRARSVAACREYREHLRGLLAAFPEIAVFPGEADFLLCRLLAGGPKGAGPVADAPGLAERLLAERIAVRVCDNFAGLDASWFRLAVRPPEENARLAEALARVLGRAPARKNRRTPAIMVQGVCSNAGKSVLAAGLCRVLLQDGHAPCPFKAQNMSLNSFVTQDGGEMGRAQVTQALASGREPDARMNPVLLKPSSDTGSQVIVLGRPVGNMRVAEYTDYKPRVFGTVCAAYDELAAGAGVMVLEGAGSPAEVNLKAHDIVNMAMARHAGARVLLAADIDRGGSFASLAGTMDCLQEWERALVAGFVLNKFRGDPSLLAEGFDFLRLHTGRPTLGVVPWLPDLGLPEEDSVSFKAGISLPRAKKDAVLDVAVADLPHISNFTDLDALAAEPDVAVRLVRSGDELGEPDMVVLPGSKNTLSDLAWLRASGIADALAALDGRAEIVGICGGLQMLGRRMEDPLGLESAIESAPGLGLLDLSTVLAADKTLTRRTATDLATGRAVTGYEIHHGLTDSEGEGRPLYAEDEGLGRAAGHGRTWGTYLHGVFDADEYRRAVLDRLRGRRGLPPLGRVQVRYGIDAALDRLAEVVRTSLDMGAVYRMLGF
- a CDS encoding DUF3106 domain-containing protein, giving the protein MSIRKHILCLALALALLPGVARAVSWDALTPAEQNVLAPLKENWSNLPEDRQERLRQSAARWQSMTPEQQAAAKEKLERWKSLPAEQKEHVRQHYEEYKKLPPEDQERIRKAWQRYHAMPKEQREQLRQRWQSMTPEQRQQARERWQKATPQEREQMRQRMQQMQQMRRQNPGQAPADTRSFRERHQAPATTQIHRAPGREPVQAPAQGVQPGATVFPSETNPQSPGPTRETEPQGAPGQ
- a CDS encoding ATP-binding cassette domain-containing protein, with protein sequence MDTTASPGPILALEHVRFAHPGKPPVFDDVSLAFAGGAFVVVRGPSGAGKSTLLRLLCRMEEPQAGQLLFHGRPYSFVPPSELRRRVALIQQSPQVLPASVAANLRLPFSLKANHGLRAPSDEELSAWLARFLLAGVSLSDEAAGLSVGQRQRLCLIRSLLLDPDVLLLDEPTSALDPESAALVMAEAARLNGEEGRTVILVSHTENLVLPPAARVLRVDRGASWENGETGEGGGHAR
- a CDS encoding leucyl aminopeptidase, with the protein product MDIRIAAYDSASGLDTLILPLAADSAPALPEPFTGLAATPGLAEASSKHKETAFLYAPEGSPCRRLAAVGLGEAKELDAARLRQAVAAGARLARERKTARLGVSLAGLPTVPGVADEAALVREAALAVRLALYSFRELKTEGEVPVDPEEVLLLTNGSGEELSAALALAEAEAAGMLMARTLVNRPSNLASPDALAETAREIAERHGFFCQVLGRAEIEDLGMGAFAAVAQGSRSDPRFIVVDTDPKSAAAPLVLVGKGVTFDTGGISLKPSAGMEEMKSDMAGAAAVLGCLEAMGMLGRAAGLCRVVGLLPCTDNMPDGGSVKPGDVVRTLSGLTVEIVNTDAEGRLLLCDALAYAKRFSPERIIDLATLTGACRIALGVHYAGVFSADEALAARIRETGATLGDKFWPLPLDEAFAKELESETADLKNVGRREGGAITAAMFLKRFVPEGASWAHLDIAPTAFADAASELCPKGGTGFGVRTLLALARE
- the fetB gene encoding iron export ABC transporter permease subunit FetB — its product is MPAEIGPLQLCLGLGFILFGLAGSRVWRLGLERDLVVGTIRTFAQLFLMGYVLTFVFSVHNPALVALVFVVMVASAAHIVRGRVKERKVNVTVPVFVSMFASYFVVSVLVTGVIVQARPWWQPEYFIPLSGMVVGNSMTAIALALDRLLSELRDKRERVEMLLALGADMREASADAVREALHAGVMPSVNSMMGVGLVFIPGMMTGQILAGADPLAAIRYQIVVMLMLVGATALGSLAVVLWVRRRCFGPAQNLLLKP